A stretch of the Coprobacillus cateniformis genome encodes the following:
- a CDS encoding MurR/RpiR family transcriptional regulator, with amino-acid sequence MNDNKIPAVFSYIASRRNDMTLRENEIANFVLKNPEFIVNNTITNIANEVGVSETSINRFCKKIGYKGFQDFKIAMVQGSLYRDIQSDHTDAPQSLFVSMLSDYKKVLDNTFAMMKEESFIQIVKYIKESRQIYIFDNHSPLNIGKCLQQKLKTIGVDAIIINDWTSMKLYCSKCQSQDVFITFFNTMCSTAMIDALSNINQKSGRNIVITSYDSQKMAEVSDVKIVSADKLYIKNKDAFTDQMAFVFIIDLLFSYLLQDEDFMNEKKNSDAVFEIDQISNSYYFNM; translated from the coding sequence TGCATCAAGACGAAATGATATGACATTAAGAGAAAACGAGATTGCAAATTTTGTTTTAAAGAATCCAGAATTTATTGTCAATAATACAATTACTAATATTGCAAATGAAGTGGGTGTTTCTGAAACAAGTATTAATAGATTCTGTAAGAAGATAGGTTATAAAGGGTTTCAAGATTTTAAAATTGCTATGGTGCAGGGAAGTCTTTATCGAGATATCCAATCTGATCATACTGATGCCCCACAATCTTTATTTGTATCAATGCTTTCTGATTATAAAAAAGTTCTAGATAATACATTTGCCATGATGAAAGAAGAGAGTTTTATACAAATTGTTAAATATATAAAAGAAAGTCGTCAAATTTATATCTTTGACAATCATAGCCCTTTAAATATTGGAAAATGTTTACAGCAAAAATTAAAAACAATAGGGGTTGATGCAATCATTATTAATGATTGGACTTCAATGAAATTATATTGTTCAAAATGTCAAAGTCAAGATGTCTTTATAACTTTCTTTAATACAATGTGTTCAACTGCCATGATAGATGCATTATCTAATATTAATCAAAAATCAGGGAGAAATATTGTCATAACAAGTTATGATTCTCAAAAGATGGCAGAAGTATCAGATGTTAAAATTGTAAGTGCTGATAAATTATATATTAAAAATAAAGATGCTTTTACTGACCAGATGGCTTTTGTATTTATTATTGATTTATTATTTTCTTATTTATTACAAGATGAAGATTTTATGAATGAGAAAAAGAATAGTGATGCAGTATTTGAAATTGATCAGATTTCTAATAGTTATTATTTTAATATGTAA
- a CDS encoding TetR/AcrR family transcriptional regulator translates to MNKVVTSKEAILDVSRNIAATQGLKAINMRNVAKECNVAVGSIYNYFPSKGELITATVESIWLIIFHNTHDCLRFKNFIECIEWLYQQMLRGTKEYPDFFFIHSDAFEKENKELGKQEMLKYFEHMYQNLHTVLRQDHLVKRHIFDDSLKEEDFIEFVFSNMITALSHRQASCQVLIEIIKKVIY, encoded by the coding sequence ATGAATAAAGTGGTGACCTCTAAAGAAGCAATCTTAGATGTGAGTCGTAATATAGCTGCAACCCAAGGGTTAAAAGCAATAAATATGCGTAATGTTGCTAAAGAATGCAATGTTGCAGTTGGTTCAATTTATAATTATTTTCCTTCTAAAGGAGAACTTATAACAGCTACTGTTGAATCTATTTGGTTAATTATATTCCATAATACACATGACTGTTTGCGTTTTAAGAACTTCATAGAGTGTATAGAATGGTTATATCAACAAATGTTAAGAGGAACAAAGGAGTATCCTGATTTTTTCTTTATTCATTCTGATGCTTTTGAGAAAGAAAATAAAGAATTAGGAAAACAGGAAATGCTGAAATATTTTGAACATATGTATCAAAACTTACATACTGTATTAAGACAAGATCATCTGGTTAAAAGACATATATTTGATGATTCTTTAAAAGAAGAAGATTTTATTGAATTTGTTTTTTCAAATATGATAACTGCTTTGTCACATCGCCAAGCATCTTGTCAGGTCTTAATTGAAATCATCAAAAAAGTTATTTATTAG
- a CDS encoding HAD family hydrolase, producing the protein MDTKIAFFDIDGTLVNVPNGLMHPTNQTIHALNEFKNQGHKIVIATARGEVPQSVQDIEFDGYICSDGHYIRFEGEILIDELFNNQQVQKQLDIYQKYNGRSMFYGHNGEWCSCLDDELVVKHREMFQGTSERPQNVYEKFDAKDIEAVSCCVLFDNAEDMWSAYHELENEFTMVPYETGLIRMDVYCKGFTKGTACEYLYKKLGIEYENTYAFGDGINDVEMLQLVQHGIAMGNAIDELKKVASEITDTVDHDGIAKTFEKYFEIPVEEGR; encoded by the coding sequence ATGGATACAAAAATAGCTTTCTTTGATATTGATGGAACATTAGTCAATGTTCCTAATGGATTGATGCATCCAACAAATCAGACAATACATGCATTAAATGAATTTAAAAATCAAGGACATAAGATAGTGATTGCAACGGCAAGAGGAGAGGTTCCTCAGAGTGTACAGGATATTGAATTTGATGGATATATTTGTAGTGATGGACATTATATTCGTTTTGAAGGAGAAATATTGATTGATGAACTTTTTAATAATCAACAAGTTCAAAAACAATTAGATATCTATCAAAAGTATAATGGACGCAGTATGTTTTATGGACATAATGGAGAGTGGTGTTCATGTTTAGACGATGAACTTGTCGTTAAACATCGTGAAATGTTCCAAGGAACAAGTGAAAGACCTCAAAATGTTTATGAAAAATTTGATGCAAAGGATATTGAGGCTGTGAGTTGCTGCGTATTGTTTGATAATGCAGAAGACATGTGGTCAGCTTATCATGAATTAGAAAATGAGTTCACTATGGTTCCTTATGAAACAGGTTTGATTCGTATGGATGTCTATTGCAAAGGATTTACCAAAGGAACAGCATGTGAATATCTTTATAAGAAATTAGGTATTGAATATGAAAATACTTATGCTTTTGGCGATGGTATTAATGATGTTGAGATGTTACAACTTGTTCAGCATGGTATAGCAATGGGAAACGCTATTGATGAACTCAAAAAAGTAGCATCGGAGATTACAGATACTGTAGATCATGATGGTATTGCAAAGACATTTGAGAAATATTTTGAAATACCAGTAGAAGAGGGCAGATAA
- a CDS encoding glycosyltransferase: MNCIFGLLLFFSETLGAIETIQHCYGMGEELVPELPKIKDEDYPDIDVFIATYNEPCELLYKTVNGCLYMEYPDKSKVHIYLLDDGNRQEVQELAQRMGVGYITREEHLHAKAGNLNNALQHTHSPLVATFDADMIPLSDFLLKTVPYFLLPDYEYINNQWQRREKKKSIKIGFIQSPQCFYNPDLFQYNLFSEQNVPNEQDYFYRDVQLARNKTNSAIYGGSNTVISRAALDEIGGFFTGVITEDFATGISIQAKGYTCYAIRDVLAVGLSPTDLKSLIKQRERWARGCIQTLRKVNVLTRKGLSIGQKISYLSSLLYWYTPLRRAMYILSPILFAVFGIQVVKCSFLDLLLWWLPQYLVYQYAIKQFSKNIRTNRLSNIYDTILFPSLLPAVFLETFGISQRKFSVTSKEKVDSDSSYQLKHSLVHILLFILSLISLINCIREIFLGNENAYIIVFFWTVVNMYSLLMAIFFMLGRKYLRDSERFSIELPIQVEGIQNQCITKDLSDMGLSFVCDYPHYLSPDQIIQFQINNIIFKGQIKHVSCCHSQWKYGVEITSFLPGMKQEYIHLLYDREPTLPSRISKNHSFFDELSHNIIRRTQKGITYNRKLARLELNKILETSTFQKVICKNFNYEYLLIEGKHLENYLEIRMNDNLFLQCERKKEYEQGTLYKVINYLSLVKNPEFQTIINDWSQEHFMQIKKQKDKIKQDEKEFDERLYY; the protein is encoded by the coding sequence TTGAATTGTATATTTGGGTTACTGCTGTTTTTTTCAGAAACCCTTGGAGCTATTGAAACCATTCAGCATTGTTATGGAATGGGCGAGGAACTTGTTCCTGAGTTGCCAAAAATAAAAGATGAAGACTATCCAGATATTGATGTCTTTATTGCTACTTATAATGAACCTTGTGAATTATTATATAAAACAGTGAATGGGTGTCTATATATGGAGTATCCAGATAAAAGTAAGGTTCATATTTATCTGTTAGATGATGGCAATCGTCAAGAAGTTCAAGAATTGGCACAAAGAATGGGAGTAGGATATATCACACGTGAAGAGCATTTACATGCAAAGGCAGGTAATTTGAATAATGCTTTACAACATACGCATTCTCCACTTGTTGCAACTTTTGATGCTGATATGATTCCTTTATCTGATTTTCTTTTGAAAACTGTTCCTTATTTTCTTTTACCAGACTATGAATATATTAATAATCAATGGCAAAGACGTGAAAAGAAAAAGAGTATTAAAATTGGATTTATCCAATCTCCACAATGCTTTTATAATCCTGATTTATTTCAATATAATCTTTTTTCAGAACAGAATGTTCCGAATGAACAAGATTATTTTTATCGCGATGTTCAACTTGCTAGAAATAAAACAAACTCAGCAATTTATGGTGGATCAAATACTGTCATTTCAAGAGCTGCATTAGATGAAATAGGAGGCTTTTTTACGGGTGTTATTACAGAAGATTTTGCCACAGGTATCTCAATTCAGGCGAAAGGATATACTTGTTATGCTATTAGAGATGTTCTGGCAGTAGGGTTGTCTCCGACTGATTTGAAAAGTTTGATTAAACAAAGAGAAAGATGGGCTCGTGGTTGTATACAAACATTAAGAAAAGTCAATGTCTTAACAAGGAAAGGTTTATCAATTGGACAAAAAATCAGTTATCTTTCATCTCTGCTCTATTGGTATACCCCTTTAAGAAGGGCTATGTATATATTGTCTCCAATTTTATTTGCTGTTTTTGGTATTCAGGTTGTGAAATGCTCGTTTTTGGACTTGCTTTTATGGTGGTTACCACAATATTTGGTATATCAATATGCTATTAAACAATTTTCTAAAAATATTAGAACAAATCGATTAAGTAATATCTATGATACGATTCTTTTTCCCTCATTGTTACCGGCTGTATTCCTTGAAACATTTGGGATATCTCAAAGGAAATTCTCTGTCACAAGTAAAGAGAAAGTTGATAGTGATAGTAGCTATCAGTTGAAACATTCTCTTGTACATATCCTTTTATTTATATTAAGTCTTATCTCTTTAATCAATTGTATAAGAGAGATATTCTTAGGGAATGAGAATGCTTATATTATTGTTTTCTTTTGGACAGTTGTTAATATGTATTCTTTGTTAATGGCTATATTTTTTATGTTAGGGAGAAAGTATCTAAGAGATTCAGAACGTTTTTCAATAGAATTGCCAATTCAAGTTGAAGGTATTCAAAATCAGTGCATTACAAAAGATTTATCAGATATGGGATTATCTTTTGTCTGTGATTATCCACACTATTTATCTCCAGATCAAATAATACAGTTTCAAATCAATAATATTATTTTTAAAGGTCAAATTAAACATGTATCTTGTTGTCATTCTCAATGGAAATATGGAGTTGAAATAACTTCCTTTTTGCCAGGAATGAAGCAGGAGTATATTCATCTTCTATATGATAGAGAACCAACATTACCTTCGAGGATATCCAAAAACCATAGTTTCTTTGACGAGTTATCCCATAATATTATTCGACGTACTCAAAAAGGCATAACATATAATAGAAAACTCGCCAGACTTGAGTTAAATAAAATATTGGAAACAAGCACATTCCAGAAAGTTATATGTAAGAACTTTAACTATGAATATTTATTGATTGAAGGTAAGCATTTAGAGAATTATTTAGAAATAAGAATGAATGATAATCTTTTTCTTCAGTGTGAAAGGAAGAAAGAATATGAACAAGGTACATTGTATAAAGTGATTAATTATTTATCATTAGTTAAAAATCCAGAGTTTCAAACAATAATAAATGACTGGTCACAGGAACATTTTATGCAGATCAAGAAGCAAAAAGATAAAATCAAACAAGATGAAAAAGAATTCGATGAAAGGTTATATTATTAG
- a CDS encoding MBOAT family O-acyltransferase, translated as MLFSSTIFLFYFLPFVFCINYLLSFSRKLQNIFLFIVSIFFYAWGEPYYVLLLLCSIVFNYILGLLIQRNHERVKRKKFYLMIACLLNTGLLFVFKYLYFTISTMSHLFGFSYSLQPIILPIGISFFTFQALSYVIDIYRQQAKAQKNIIYVGLYIAFFAQLIAGPIVRYTSIADQIENRKINMRKFAVGVCRFIVGLAKKVLLSNSLAIVVDYCFKASANLDISVTLAWIGAICYCLQLYYDFSGYSDMAIGLGLMFGFEFEENFNYPFISKSISEFWRRWHISLSTWFKDYVYFPLGGSRVANSSIMVRNLLVVWSLTGLWHGANWTFIIWGLYNFIFIFAEKLIHFEKRKKYPLLKHFYALFIITIGLVIFRAPDIYDAGVYISQMFGFRTIGLICSSTIMIIQEFWIFIVAGIIFSTPIAKRINYFLVYKKWYHLEKLFSIMYPLVIMLLFYVSVTYIIKGTYNPFIYFHF; from the coding sequence ATGTTATTTTCTAGTACAATCTTTTTGTTTTATTTTCTTCCTTTTGTTTTCTGTATAAATTATTTATTATCTTTTTCAAGAAAATTACAGAATATATTCTTATTTATTGTTAGTATCTTTTTCTATGCATGGGGAGAGCCTTATTATGTTCTTTTGTTATTATGTTCAATTGTTTTTAATTATATTTTAGGATTACTTATTCAAAGAAATCATGAACGAGTTAAAAGAAAAAAGTTTTATTTAATGATTGCATGTCTTTTGAATACTGGATTATTGTTTGTTTTTAAATATTTATATTTCACTATTTCAACAATGAGTCATCTTTTTGGTTTTTCTTATTCATTACAGCCAATAATATTACCGATTGGAATATCATTTTTTACATTTCAAGCACTATCATATGTGATAGATATCTATCGTCAACAAGCAAAGGCACAAAAAAATATTATATATGTTGGATTGTATATAGCATTCTTTGCTCAGCTTATTGCTGGACCAATTGTGAGATATACAAGCATTGCAGATCAAATCGAAAATCGAAAAATCAATATGCGAAAGTTTGCTGTTGGAGTCTGTCGTTTTATTGTTGGGTTAGCTAAAAAAGTTTTATTATCTAATTCATTAGCCATTGTTGTGGATTATTGTTTCAAAGCATCTGCAAATTTAGATATATCAGTGACTTTGGCTTGGATAGGAGCAATCTGCTATTGTTTACAACTCTACTATGACTTTAGTGGATATTCAGACATGGCGATTGGATTAGGGTTAATGTTTGGCTTTGAGTTTGAAGAGAATTTCAATTATCCCTTTATATCAAAATCTATATCAGAGTTTTGGAGACGCTGGCATATTTCATTATCAACATGGTTTAAAGATTATGTTTATTTCCCATTGGGAGGTTCTAGAGTAGCCAATAGCAGTATAATGGTGCGTAATCTTTTGGTTGTTTGGAGTTTAACAGGTTTATGGCATGGAGCTAATTGGACTTTTATTATTTGGGGGTTATATAATTTCATATTTATCTTTGCTGAAAAACTTATTCATTTTGAAAAAAGAAAAAAGTATCCTTTATTGAAACATTTCTATGCTTTATTTATTATTACGATTGGATTGGTTATTTTTAGAGCACCAGATATATATGATGCAGGTGTTTATATATCACAAATGTTTGGCTTTCGAACTATCGGTTTGATATGTTCTTCTACAATAATGATTATTCAAGAGTTTTGGATTTTTATTGTTGCAGGTATAATATTCAGTACTCCTATTGCTAAAAGAATAAATTACTTTTTGGTTTATAAGAAATGGTATCATTTAGAAAAATTATTTAGTATTATGTATCCTCTTGTTATTATGCTTCTCTTTTATGTTTCAGTCACTTATATTATTAAGGGAACATACAATCCCTTTATTTATTTTCATTTTTAG